One genomic region from Mycoplasmopsis columbina encodes:
- the rnr gene encoding ribonuclease R, with translation MVNEQQIENLIKQNPYIDFLNLAKKAKIKIQDNKKLTQILFRLKDAYRITEPKKGFYVALEHSSDIKGVLKFVQEGKFAFIDLENSQNISESYFVPKNEFNGAINNDLVSASVYKMLDKDKEKQFAAVKKVLERSVTQITGIYEKGDKFPIFKPINKIYNSLKFKVLGSEITVESDDIVLAQIVDNKNGLTGIKFIKKISSTSNPMGFVQALISEKNVPSSFPKEVMDHAHFIPDEIANENQSERLDLRNELIVTIDGNDTKDFDDAINVKQIDENTYELGVHIADVSHYVHENDPIDIEALNRGTSIYLMDRVIPMLPEKLSNGICSLNPNVDRFTMSIIMKIDKEGNTLSTDLKQTIINSKYRLTYDRVNEFINENKKFEDENLNQMLEKAVALAKIIRNFKNNQGYIDFEIVEPYIKLDENGKVIDILTKATGFAENLIEDFMVRANEEVAKYLTRHKFPAMYRIHEKPSEEKLDYFISVLNELNINVNIDRNKITPKSFQKIINAIKEQRHDEFLKILFLRTMSKAIYAAENIGHFGLASEDYCHFTSPIRRYPDLVIHRIIRDLVLNKKLDRISHYKMNLPLIAQQNSNSEQNAVQIERDTNDLKYAEYWNSRIGQIIKGQVVSIQSFGMFVEFSNKTEAMVHISNMCDTPFETNELKTELISENKKIKLGDFVDVVIIGADIANGKVDAALANCPVK, from the coding sequence ATGGTTAATGAACAACAGATAGAAAATTTAATTAAACAAAATCCTTATATTGATTTTTTAAATTTAGCTAAAAAAGCAAAAATTAAAATTCAAGATAACAAAAAATTAACACAGATTTTGTTTAGATTAAAAGATGCTTATAGAATTACTGAACCTAAAAAAGGTTTTTATGTTGCTTTAGAACACTCTAGTGATATTAAGGGTGTTTTAAAATTTGTTCAAGAGGGTAAATTTGCTTTTATTGACTTAGAAAACTCGCAGAACATAAGTGAAAGTTATTTTGTTCCCAAAAATGAATTTAACGGCGCAATTAACAATGATTTAGTTTCAGCAAGTGTCTACAAAATGCTTGATAAAGATAAAGAAAAACAATTTGCGGCCGTTAAAAAAGTTCTTGAAAGAAGTGTCACACAAATTACCGGAATATATGAAAAGGGTGATAAATTCCCTATTTTTAAACCTATTAATAAAATTTACAATTCTTTAAAATTTAAAGTTTTAGGAAGTGAAATAACAGTTGAAAGTGATGATATTGTTTTAGCTCAAATTGTAGATAATAAAAATGGACTTACAGGAATTAAATTCATTAAAAAAATTTCTTCTACTTCTAATCCAATGGGCTTTGTGCAAGCCTTAATTAGTGAAAAAAATGTTCCTTCTTCTTTTCCAAAAGAAGTAATGGATCATGCACATTTTATTCCTGATGAAATTGCTAATGAAAATCAAAGTGAGAGACTTGATTTAAGAAATGAATTAATTGTTACTATTGATGGTAACGATACAAAAGATTTTGATGATGCTATTAACGTAAAACAAATTGACGAGAACACTTATGAATTAGGTGTCCATATTGCAGATGTTTCACATTACGTTCATGAAAATGATCCAATTGATATTGAAGCTTTAAATAGAGGAACTTCAATTTATTTGATGGATAGAGTTATCCCTATGCTTCCCGAAAAATTATCTAATGGTATATGTTCTCTTAATCCCAATGTAGATCGCTTTACAATGTCAATTATCATGAAAATTGATAAAGAGGGAAACACATTAAGCACAGATTTAAAGCAAACAATTATTAATTCAAAATATAGATTAACATATGATAGAGTTAATGAATTTATTAATGAAAATAAAAAATTCGAAGATGAAAATTTAAATCAAATGTTAGAAAAAGCTGTTGCTTTAGCTAAAATCATCAGAAATTTCAAAAATAATCAAGGCTACATAGATTTTGAAATTGTTGAACCCTACATTAAATTAGATGAAAACGGAAAAGTTATCGATATATTAACTAAAGCAACTGGATTTGCTGAAAATCTCATTGAAGATTTCATGGTTAGAGCAAATGAAGAGGTGGCTAAATATTTAACAAGACACAAGTTTCCTGCTATGTATAGAATCCATGAAAAACCAAGCGAAGAAAAACTGGACTATTTTATTTCTGTTTTAAATGAACTAAATATTAATGTTAATATTGATCGTAATAAAATAACTCCAAAATCATTTCAAAAAATCATTAATGCAATTAAAGAACAAAGACATGACGAATTTCTTAAAATTTTATTTTTAAGAACGATGTCTAAAGCTATTTACGCTGCAGAAAATATTGGCCATTTTGGTTTAGCTAGTGAAGATTATTGCCATTTTACAAGTCCTATACGTAGATATCCAGATCTTGTGATTCATAGAATTATAAGAGACTTAGTTTTAAATAAAAAACTTGACAGAATTTCACATTACAAAATGAATTTGCCATTAATTGCTCAACAAAATTCTAATTCTGAACAAAACGCAGTACAAATTGAACGTGATACTAATGATTTAAAATATGCTGAATATTGAAATTCAAGAATTGGCCAAATTATCAAAGGACAAGTTGTAAGTATTCAATCATTTGGTATGTTTGTTGAATTTTCAAATAAAACTGAAGCAATGGTTCATATTTCTAATATGTGCGATACACCTTTTGAAACAAATGAATTAAAAACAGAATTAATTTCTGAAAATAAAAAAATTAAACTTGGTGATTTTGTAGATGTTGTTATTATTGGAGCAGATATAGCTAATGGAAAAGTTGACGCTGCTTTAGCTAATTGCCCTGTAAAATAG
- a CDS encoding tRNA1(Val) (adenine(37)-N6)-methyltransferase, whose translation MLEKFKNRNLVKNSLGFDSNLFVYQDKDMFNYSVDTILLANFVFINHKIHNILEIGTNNGALSIFLAERDEKLKIDALEIQKSAIEVADLNVKLNKKEKQINLINEDFNLFWKNMIKTSSKKYDSIVCNPPFYTVSKTKMSKKVSNEMLIATHEIMLNLEQIIEGCSKIIEQKGYLSMVIPVERLVDCFCLMRQYKFEPKRVQFIIPRIQDKPKLVLVEARYQAGWGVHFLPNLYLHDPNNKIDHEYLDEIKKLYKPIKKIDKDNN comes from the coding sequence ATGTTAGAAAAATTTAAAAATAGAAATTTAGTTAAAAACTCTCTTGGTTTTGATTCGAATTTGTTTGTTTATCAAGATAAAGATATGTTTAACTATTCTGTTGATACTATTTTATTAGCTAATTTTGTTTTTATAAATCACAAAATACACAACATTTTAGAAATAGGAACAAACAATGGTGCTCTTTCTATTTTTTTGGCCGAAAGAGATGAAAAGTTAAAAATTGATGCTCTTGAAATTCAAAAATCTGCTATTGAAGTTGCAGATTTAAATGTAAAACTTAATAAAAAAGAAAAACAAATTAATTTAATTAATGAGGATTTTAATCTTTTTTGAAAAAATATGATTAAAACTTCTTCAAAAAAATATGATTCAATTGTTTGTAATCCTCCTTTTTACACTGTAAGCAAGACGAAAATGAGTAAAAAAGTAAGTAATGAAATGCTTATAGCAACTCATGAAATTATGTTAAATTTAGAACAAATTATTGAAGGTTGTTCTAAAATAATTGAACAAAAAGGATATCTATCAATGGTTATTCCTGTCGAAAGACTTGTGGATTGCTTTTGTTTAATGAGGCAATATAAATTTGAACCTAAAAGAGTTCAGTTTATTATTCCAAGAATTCAGGATAAACCAAAATTAGTTCTTGTTGAAGCTAGATATCAAGCTGGTTGAGGCGTTCATTTTCTTCCTAATTTATATTTACATGATCCAAATAATAAAATTGATCATGAATACTTGGATGAAATAAAAAAATTGTATAAGCCTATAAAAAAGATTGATAAGGATAATAATTAA
- the metG gene encoding methionine--tRNA ligase, with amino-acid sequence MKKKTFYITTPIYYASGPLHIGHLYCTIMAWTIRNYKKSQGYETKFLTGSDEHGQKIANKAKLKNIEPKQFVDELVTTYKEMWQKWNIDFDYFSRTTAPHHEEAVKQIFSWFLKNDFIYKSKYEGLYSVEDEEFLTKNQATFKDGEYFHPSSGHKLVVMSEESYFFKIQKMQDWWVNYVKSHGDFLMPDKVVNEMFNNFVNEGLEDLSVTRTNVKWAIPVNEDFNHTLYVWLDALFNYVTALGYNVNESNSHDYLKYWVNGDEIVHLLGKEISRFHFIYWPMFLEALGLKLPTKIISHGLLRDKDGRKMSKSLNNVIEPQYLLDKYHDEMIKYFFASQVVFGDDANFGEDKLKEVINADLVNNFGNLISRTLKMLDNSFPNGLVYRQSEKSIHKNIDSEIIAFVSSYTKEMDQYKIDKGLKLAIELGNKLNKYIDETTPWKLTNNLDELELILSRLLNGIYAMAFALQISLPRKIAEVAKALNIQTIDKDLITNFNKFDNIKPQAKFMLFERLK; translated from the coding sequence ATGAAAAAGAAAACTTTTTATATTACTACTCCAATTTATTATGCTTCAGGACCTTTACATATTGGTCATTTATATTGCACCATTATGGCTTGAACTATTAGAAACTACAAAAAAAGTCAAGGTTATGAAACTAAATTTTTAACAGGTAGTGATGAACATGGTCAAAAAATTGCAAATAAGGCTAAACTAAAAAATATTGAACCTAAACAATTTGTTGATGAACTTGTTACAACTTATAAAGAAATGTGACAAAAATGAAATATTGATTTTGATTATTTTAGTAGAACAACTGCTCCGCATCATGAAGAAGCAGTTAAGCAAATTTTTAGCTGATTTTTAAAAAATGATTTTATTTACAAAAGTAAATATGAAGGATTATACTCTGTTGAAGATGAAGAATTTTTAACCAAAAATCAGGCAACTTTCAAAGATGGTGAATATTTTCACCCTTCATCAGGTCATAAACTTGTTGTAATGAGTGAAGAAAGCTATTTCTTTAAAATTCAAAAGATGCAAGACTGATGAGTTAATTATGTTAAATCACATGGAGATTTCTTAATGCCTGATAAAGTTGTTAATGAAATGTTCAACAATTTTGTTAACGAAGGTTTAGAAGATTTATCTGTTACGAGAACTAATGTAAAATGAGCTATTCCGGTAAATGAAGATTTTAATCATACTCTTTATGTTTGGCTTGATGCTTTATTTAATTATGTAACTGCTTTGGGTTATAACGTTAATGAATCTAATTCTCATGACTACTTGAAATACTGAGTTAATGGTGATGAAATTGTTCATCTTTTAGGTAAAGAAATTTCTCGTTTTCACTTTATTTATTGACCTATGTTTTTAGAAGCTTTAGGTCTAAAGTTGCCAACAAAAATTATTAGTCATGGACTTTTGAGAGATAAAGATGGTCGTAAAATGTCTAAATCTCTTAATAATGTCATTGAACCACAATATTTGTTAGACAAATATCATGATGAAATGATTAAATACTTTTTCGCTTCACAAGTTGTTTTTGGAGATGATGCAAATTTTGGAGAAGATAAACTTAAAGAAGTTATCAATGCTGATTTAGTTAATAACTTTGGAAACTTAATTTCAAGAACATTAAAAATGTTGGATAATTCTTTCCCTAACGGTCTTGTTTATAGACAAAGTGAAAAAAGTATTCATAAAAATATTGATAGTGAAATTATTGCTTTTGTTTCTTCATATACAAAAGAAATGGATCAATATAAAATAGATAAAGGTTTAAAATTAGCAATTGAATTAGGAAATAAACTAAATAAATACATTGATGAAACTACTCCATGAAAATTAACTAATAATTTAGATGAATTAGAACTAATTTTGAGTAGATTGTTGAATGGAATATATGCAATGGCATTTGCATTGCAAATTTCGCTTCCTAGAAAAATTGCTGAAGTAGCTAAAGCCTTAAATATTCAAACAATAGATAAAGATTTAATTACAAACTTTAATAAGTTTGATAACATAAAACCGCAAGCCAAATTCATGCTATTTGAAAGGTTAAAATAA
- a CDS encoding putative quinol monooxygenase: MIYLVLKHMKIKNEYKEAFLKQIIEWQKVAKKEELNLSIDASWKDENNLVIVERWSSAKAFDKYVATEEYKQMWNNILPLLDAKPLVLKYETLI; encoded by the coding sequence ATGATTTATTTAGTTCTTAAACACATGAAAATTAAAAATGAATATAAAGAAGCATTTTTAAAACAAATTATTGAATGACAGAAAGTTGCTAAAAAAGAAGAATTGAATCTTTCTATTGATGCTTCTTGAAAAGACGAAAATAACTTAGTTATAGTAGAAAGATGAAGTTCAGCAAAAGCTTTTGATAAATATGTGGCAACCGAAGAATATAAACAGATGTGAAATAATATTCTTCCACTTCTTGATGCTAAACCTCTTGTCTTAAAGTATGAAACGTTAATTTAA
- the tig gene encoding trigger factor: MSNKTIVLDEKNAEIKKVVKVSGDEWTSLVEKAKKEVSSKIKVPGYRPGKAPKHILEQRLNMGDVFNKALNQYLAKNEKAIFEEVQKESKRVIFAPSLELKKVSEEELELEVIFPLDTDLDKIDLSKAKAKIAIEKPTAKDVDDFIAERLKETALLLPIDKKDKTQLGDTVTINYKGYVNDELFDGGSAENFELKLGSKTFIDTYEDQLVGKNVGWKGTVKVTFPEQYPVSKLAGQKAEFEVEILEAKRPEQVELNENNLHQLNVGSKAKTVEEAKKALTILMGKQKLMVALDKYIDEVIEQVLNSNDVTINKLILNREVSKRKDEIKAVLKQQGVKFKDYLELLGQSEEELDKLIAEEEKVKIKRSLIIMKIVDEVKKEVKIEESDYEDIYRLQALTMGMEGSSVKSFVESNPQIKDRFKAQIEDLKIKALILKKFDEAAYAKYEKALKEADKAIANYVSLEEVKAEETAEKTEEK; the protein is encoded by the coding sequence ATGTCAAACAAAACAATCGTTTTAGACGAAAAGAACGCAGAAATTAAAAAAGTTGTTAAAGTTTCTGGTGACGAATGAACATCTCTTGTTGAAAAAGCAAAAAAAGAAGTTAGTTCAAAAATTAAAGTTCCAGGATATCGTCCAGGTAAAGCTCCAAAACATATTCTTGAACAAAGATTAAACATGGGTGATGTTTTCAACAAGGCATTAAATCAATATTTAGCTAAAAATGAAAAAGCAATTTTTGAAGAAGTGCAAAAAGAAAGCAAAAGAGTTATTTTTGCGCCTTCTTTAGAACTTAAAAAAGTTAGCGAAGAAGAATTAGAATTGGAAGTTATTTTCCCACTTGATACTGATTTAGATAAAATTGATCTCTCAAAAGCCAAAGCAAAAATTGCTATTGAAAAACCAACTGCTAAAGATGTGGATGATTTCATTGCTGAAAGATTAAAAGAAACTGCCTTATTATTGCCAATTGACAAAAAAGATAAAACTCAGCTAGGTGACACAGTAACAATCAATTACAAAGGATATGTAAATGATGAATTATTCGATGGTGGATCAGCTGAAAACTTTGAATTAAAATTAGGTTCAAAAACTTTTATTGACACATATGAAGACCAATTAGTTGGTAAAAATGTAGGTTGAAAAGGAACAGTTAAAGTAACTTTCCCAGAACAATATCCAGTTTCAAAATTAGCAGGACAAAAAGCAGAATTTGAAGTTGAAATTCTTGAAGCTAAAAGACCAGAGCAAGTTGAATTGAATGAAAATAACTTACATCAATTAAATGTTGGTTCAAAAGCTAAAACAGTTGAAGAAGCTAAAAAAGCTTTAACTATTTTAATGGGCAAACAAAAATTAATGGTTGCTTTAGATAAATACATCGATGAAGTTATTGAACAAGTATTAAATTCTAATGATGTAACAATTAACAAATTAATTCTTAATCGTGAAGTTTCAAAAAGAAAAGATGAAATTAAAGCAGTTCTTAAACAACAAGGTGTTAAATTTAAAGATTATCTTGAATTATTAGGACAAAGCGAAGAAGAATTAGACAAATTAATCGCTGAAGAAGAAAAAGTAAAAATTAAACGTTCTTTAATCATCATGAAAATCGTTGATGAAGTTAAAAAAGAAGTTAAAATTGAAGAATCTGATTACGAAGATATTTACAGATTACAAGCTTTAACAATGGGTATGGAAGGTTCATCAGTGAAATCATTTGTTGAATCAAATCCACAAATCAAAGACAGATTTAAAGCTCAAATTGAAGACTTGAAAATTAAAGCATTGATTTTGAAAAAATTCGATGAAGCTGCATATGCTAAATACGAAAAAGCTTTAAAAGAAGCAGATAAAGCAATTGCTAACTATGTTTCGCTTGAAGAAGTTAAAGCGGAAGAAACTGCTGAAAAAACAGAAGAAAAATAA
- a CDS encoding 23S rRNA (pseudouridine(1915)-N(3))-methyltransferase RlmH, whose protein sequence is MKKIKIISIGSLSPLFKALFVDYSKNIQHFCEFINLELKEFSEIKNIEEKKLKETKLIIENLDKDAKIFLLSLKGKQVESELFAEQIKEFDKINFIIGGSDGMVEDLIPNHLKISFSKMTFPHQLFKVMLSEQIYRAFMILNNKKYHK, encoded by the coding sequence ATGAAGAAAATTAAAATAATTTCTATAGGCTCCTTATCTCCCTTATTTAAAGCACTTTTTGTGGATTATTCCAAAAATATTCAACATTTTTGCGAATTTATAAATCTTGAATTAAAAGAATTTTCTGAAATTAAAAATATTGAAGAAAAAAAATTAAAAGAAACCAAATTAATAATTGAAAATTTAGATAAAGATGCAAAAATTTTTCTTCTTTCATTAAAAGGCAAACAAGTTGAGTCTGAATTATTCGCAGAACAAATAAAAGAATTTGACAAAATTAACTTTATTATAGGCGGATCAGACGGTATGGTGGAGGATTTAATTCCGAATCATTTGAAAATTTCTTTTTCAAAAATGACATTTCCACATCAACTTTTTAAAGTCATGCTAAGTGAGCAAATATATCGAGCTTTTATGATTTTAAATAACAAAAAGTATCACAAATAA